In Nostoc sp. UHCC 0926, a single genomic region encodes these proteins:
- a CDS encoding tetratricopeptide repeat protein has protein sequence MKSKNQAVFALIVKSTIVFLPLLLSVGIASGQSAPSPSSALTPTPVLSNQEREELVRLRAEKRIQQQVQSDFKSAFSRTTILLDIWLVILSLFLVAVIVLFWLLRRVVIREIVDRAMQQLQGMEKLQNQLTTVKQDAENIIQEAKKINYELEQETVSLQQKIKNEQENLSTLTSELDLAKAQVLSRLETELKKSQENIVNLESNFASGLSKLEFDAQQQRDIALENLGKLASVIAEELSNLKLGVQQQQELAVADLEISRSEFTSQLSEWQSDAQKQKDIVLERLTKLQSEFASQLSELQVDTQTKKEITFDNLGKLDNQFKSQLSELQADAQEQKNKIIESLGILQSESAAQLSELQVDAQKRKELIIENLEKSGSEFTSQFSELQSNAQQQKILILEKIERLETEFVSQLYELQLDAQQRKDLILQELVEMTSASIPEAVSSEVEVEMTSASIPEVVNSEVEEEIQEQPQEAEFTADEYVKQGDALFYERRYEDAIAAYNQAVKIQADEPLAWLKRGLTLGRLKRYKDAIASYDQAIKLQPDYHQAWCDRGVAFGNLQQHQQAFASFDKATQIKHDDAVAWLNRGLSLVALEQYEEAMVSFNKALEFQPNSPKIWDKHGYTLVRLGRDDEAIASFNKALEIKSDYASAYYNKAACYALQRQVERSLLTLQQAIEFNPRYKEDAAVDLDFDDIADDERFMQLVAE, from the coding sequence ATGAAGAGCAAAAATCAAGCTGTTTTCGCTTTAATTGTAAAAAGTACTATTGTCTTTTTACCCTTACTGTTATCCGTTGGAATTGCCAGTGGACAATCTGCACCATCACCCTCCTCAGCACTAACTCCTACTCCGGTTTTATCAAATCAGGAACGGGAAGAGTTAGTGCGACTACGAGCAGAAAAGCGAATTCAACAGCAAGTGCAATCTGATTTTAAGAGCGCTTTTAGCCGTACAACTATCTTACTCGATATCTGGCTAGTTATATTAAGTCTATTTCTAGTCGCAGTCATTGTTTTATTTTGGCTCCTGCGACGGGTGGTAATCCGGGAAATTGTTGATAGAGCAATGCAACAACTACAAGGAATGGAAAAGTTACAAAATCAGCTAACCACCGTTAAGCAAGATGCTGAAAATATTATTCAAGAAGCTAAAAAAATAAATTATGAACTAGAACAGGAAACAGTTAGTTTACAACAAAAAATTAAAAACGAACAAGAAAATTTATCTACCCTGACATCTGAACTAGATTTAGCTAAAGCCCAGGTATTAAGTAGATTAGAAACGGAACTCAAAAAATCTCAAGAAAATATAGTAAATTTAGAGTCAAATTTTGCTTCTGGGCTATCTAAGTTAGAGTTTGATGCTCAACAACAAAGAGATATAGCACTGGAAAATCTAGGAAAATTAGCATCTGTCATCGCAGAGGAACTGTCTAATTTAAAGTTAGGGGTGCAACAACAGCAAGAACTAGCCGTTGCTGATTTAGAAATATCAAGGTCTGAGTTCACCTCTCAACTTTCTGAATGGCAGTCTGATGCTCAAAAGCAAAAAGATATAGTTTTGGAAAGGTTGACAAAATTGCAGTCAGAATTTGCTTCTCAATTATCCGAATTACAAGTAGATACTCAAACCAAAAAAGAGATTACATTTGATAATTTAGGGAAATTAGATAATCAATTTAAATCTCAATTATCTGAATTACAGGCGGATGCTCAGGAGCAAAAAAATAAAATTATTGAGAGTTTAGGAATATTACAATCAGAGTCTGCTGCTCAACTATCCGAATTACAAGTAGATGCTCAAAAGCGGAAAGAGTTAATCATTGAGAATTTAGAAAAATCTGGCTCGGAATTTACTTCGCAATTCTCAGAATTACAATCGAATGCTCAACAACAAAAGATTCTCATTTTGGAGAAGATAGAAAGATTAGAAACTGAGTTTGTCTCTCAACTTTATGAGTTACAATTGGATGCCCAACAAAGAAAGGATCTAATTCTTCAAGAACTCGTTGAGATGACATCTGCATCCATCCCAGAGGCAGTGAGTTCTGAAGTTGAAGTTGAGATGACATCTGCATCTATTCCAGAGGTAGTGAATTCTGAAGTTGAGGAAGAAATACAGGAACAGCCACAAGAAGCAGAATTTACTGCTGATGAGTATGTAAAACAGGGAGATGCGCTGTTTTATGAAAGGCGCTATGAAGATGCGATCGCAGCTTACAACCAAGCGGTTAAAATCCAAGCTGATGAACCTCTGGCTTGGTTAAAACGAGGTCTAACTCTCGGAAGATTAAAACGGTACAAAGATGCGATCGCATCTTATGACCAAGCTATTAAACTCCAACCAGATTATCATCAAGCTTGGTGCGATCGCGGCGTTGCTTTTGGTAACTTACAACAGCATCAGCAAGCCTTTGCCTCATTTGACAAAGCTACACAAATCAAGCATGACGATGCAGTTGCTTGGTTAAATCGCGGTCTTTCCCTAGTAGCATTGGAACAATACGAAGAGGCAATGGTATCCTTTAATAAAGCACTGGAATTCCAACCCAATTCTCCCAAAATCTGGGATAAACACGGTTATACTTTGGTGAGATTGGGACGCGATGATGAAGCGATCGCTAGTTTTAACAAAGCCTTAGAAATTAAGTCTGATTATGCCAGTGCCTATTACAACAAAGCAGCCTGTTACGCACTGCAAAGACAAGTTGAACGATCTCTACTAACTCTACAACAAGCAATTGAATTTAATCCCAGGTATAAAGAAGATGCAGCAGTTGACCTAGATTTTGATGATATTGCTGATGATGAACGCTTTATGCAGTTGGTTGCAGAGTAA
- a CDS encoding VanZ family protein: MKSHQHWVFAFWVYFGILMFISMSAYLRIIPTEISQFLYYDTILHFLLLGIAADLDHLALNKRQIQISNISLPLAPLIVICFYIVDEII; the protein is encoded by the coding sequence ATGAAATCTCATCAGCATTGGGTTTTTGCATTTTGGGTTTACTTCGGAATTTTGATGTTCATCTCTATGTCAGCCTACCTGAGAATTATTCCAACAGAAATATCACAATTTCTCTATTATGATACAATTTTGCATTTCCTTTTACTAGGAATTGCTGCTGACTTGGATCATTTAGCATTAAACAAACGTCAAATTCAAATATCTAACATTTCTCTGCCGCTAGCACCATTGATTGTGATATGTTTTTACATAGTTGATGAAATAATTTAA
- a CDS encoding helix-turn-helix domain-containing protein — protein sequence MKRDELNDLAAFVVVADEMSFTRAAAKLGMSASALSHAMRSLEDRSAQRYDGQRLGHPSISPTTRFPRPRKISPNIAASTTDTQLLEVSICGSFSKMGDRFRSESMVPNS from the coding sequence ATGAAGCGGGATGAATTGAACGACTTAGCCGCCTTCGTCGTGGTTGCCGACGAGATGAGCTTTACACGCGCCGCCGCGAAGTTGGGCATGTCTGCCTCTGCCTTGAGCCATGCCATGCGATCGCTCGAAGACCGATCAGCTCAGAGGTACGATGGGCAACGGTTGGGTCACCCGTCTATTTCGCCCACCACCCGATTCCCAAGACCCCGCAAGATCTCGCCGAACATCGCTGCATCAACTACCGATACACAACTTCTGGAGGTCTCTATCTGTGGGAGTTTCAGCAAGATGGGTGATCGTTTCAGGTCAGAGTCGATGGTTCCAAATAGTTAA
- a CDS encoding aldo/keto reductase — translation MRYNKLGSTGLFVSELCFGTMTFGGRGPTSVIGKVQQTEADTLLARAFEAGINLIDTADIYSEGDSERITGQALKNLGTKRDEVIVATKVFGNMGSKPNQQGSSRGHILDGAKASLERLQLEYIDLYQLHGFDPATPIEETLGALNDLVRQGLVRYIGVSNWAAWQIAKAFGISNLHNLAKFASLQAYYSIAGRDLEREIVPMLSSEDLGLLVWSPLAGGLLSGKYNREQQEHEGSRRTTFKFPPVEMERAYNIIDVLKEMAQHKQVSVAQLAIAWLLHQPRVTSVILGTKRIEQLTDNLGAINILLSEEELQSLDQVSQLPAEYPGWMLDFWSQARVQQLKNSRPVVPVKRETP, via the coding sequence ATGCGCTACAACAAACTAGGGTCTACAGGACTTTTCGTATCGGAACTATGTTTCGGCACCATGACCTTTGGTGGCAGAGGGCCTACTAGTGTCATCGGCAAGGTGCAGCAGACAGAAGCAGATACCTTGCTCGCGCGGGCATTTGAGGCGGGCATCAACCTGATCGACACCGCCGATATTTACTCAGAGGGTGATTCCGAACGGATCACCGGACAGGCTTTGAAGAATTTGGGGACAAAACGCGATGAGGTGATCGTAGCGACCAAAGTATTTGGCAACATGGGTTCAAAGCCGAATCAGCAAGGATCTTCACGCGGTCATATTCTCGATGGCGCAAAGGCAAGCCTTGAACGGCTGCAATTGGAGTACATCGATCTGTATCAGCTCCACGGGTTTGATCCTGCCACTCCGATTGAGGAAACCCTCGGAGCCTTGAACGATCTGGTCAGACAGGGACTGGTTCGCTACATCGGGGTTTCAAACTGGGCGGCTTGGCAGATTGCAAAGGCATTCGGCATCTCCAACCTCCACAACCTGGCAAAGTTTGCTTCGCTTCAGGCTTACTACTCGATCGCAGGTCGGGACTTGGAACGTGAGATTGTTCCGATGCTAAGTAGTGAAGATCTCGGTCTGCTGGTCTGGAGTCCTTTAGCCGGAGGATTATTGAGCGGCAAATATAATCGAGAGCAGCAGGAGCATGAAGGAAGCCGCCGCACTACATTCAAGTTCCCGCCTGTGGAAATGGAGCGCGCCTACAACATTATTGATGTTTTGAAGGAGATGGCTCAACACAAACAGGTTTCTGTGGCACAACTTGCTATTGCGTGGCTCTTGCATCAGCCCCGCGTCACGAGCGTCATCCTCGGAACAAAACGGATTGAGCAGCTAACGGACAATTTGGGCGCGATCAATATTCTTCTCTCCGAAGAGGAGTTGCAATCGCTAGATCAAGTGAGCCAACTTCCTGCCGAGTACCCTGGTTGGATGCTGGACTTTTGGAGTCAAGCGAGAGTTCAGCAGTTAAAAAATTCACGTCCCGTTGTTCCAGTTAAAAGAGAAACTCCATGA
- a CDS encoding aldo/keto reductase, whose product MNLTAFRTLGRSGLIVSPIALGTMTFGTPRWGAPDEVAESIFHAYVDAGGNFIDTADVYAKGRSEELIGGYVRDRSLRDQLVLATKFSFHGGEPSNPNAGGNGRKNIYRAIEGSLRRLQTDYIDLYWMHVWDLVTPVEEVLQSLGDLVRAGKIRYFGFSDLPAWYATKAVTLASAHNLPAPIALQLEYSLVERSIEREHLPAARDGGLGVCPWSPLAGGFLAGKYQRADAGATGEGRLGGSNPFGNTKFTERNWRVLDTLRIVAAQVDCPLVQVALAWVSAQSGVTSPILGASKLEQLHDNLSSLEIRLTPEQFHMLDESSALDPAFPYGIFTSEVNRSIFGGVSVQGW is encoded by the coding sequence ATGAACCTTACTGCTTTTCGCACCCTCGGTCGCTCTGGCTTGATTGTCAGCCCGATCGCCCTTGGCACTATGACCTTCGGCACACCGCGATGGGGTGCGCCCGACGAGGTTGCTGAGTCTATCTTTCACGCCTACGTCGATGCGGGCGGCAACTTCATTGATACGGCTGACGTGTATGCCAAGGGACGCAGCGAAGAATTGATCGGCGGCTATGTACGTGATCGCAGTCTGCGCGATCAACTGGTACTAGCAACTAAGTTCAGCTTTCACGGCGGCGAACCTAGCAATCCCAATGCAGGTGGTAACGGACGCAAAAATATCTACCGGGCGATCGAAGGGTCACTGCGCCGACTGCAAACCGACTACATCGACCTCTACTGGATGCATGTTTGGGATCTGGTGACACCCGTTGAAGAAGTCCTACAGTCGCTCGGTGATCTCGTCCGCGCGGGTAAGATCCGCTACTTTGGATTTTCAGACTTACCTGCCTGGTACGCCACCAAAGCCGTCACACTAGCGTCAGCACACAACCTTCCCGCACCGATCGCCTTACAGCTTGAGTACTCGCTCGTCGAGCGCAGCATCGAGCGCGAACATTTGCCTGCCGCGCGCGATGGTGGACTTGGTGTGTGTCCTTGGAGTCCTCTAGCAGGCGGCTTTCTGGCGGGTAAGTACCAGCGTGCAGATGCAGGAGCCACTGGAGAGGGGCGGCTTGGCGGCAGTAATCCGTTTGGCAACACAAAGTTTACTGAGCGCAACTGGCGCGTACTCGACACCCTCCGGATAGTAGCGGCACAGGTCGATTGCCCACTGGTGCAGGTTGCCCTTGCCTGGGTCTCGGCGCAGTCCGGTGTTACCTCGCCCATTCTGGGTGCCAGCAAGCTAGAGCAACTGCACGACAACCTGTCCTCGCTAGAGATTCGCCTCACCCCCGAACAGTTTCACATGTTAGACGAGAGCAGTGCGCTCGACCCCGCCTTTCCCTACGGCATCTTCACGAGCGAGGTAAACCGTAGCATCTTTGGCGGCGTGAGCGTTCAGGGTTGGTAA
- a CDS encoding 1-aminocyclopropane-1-carboxylate deaminase/D-cysteine desulfhydrase produces the protein MSLTFISPPLQQINSEIVRHAGVDLYVLRLDLMHPWVNGNKWFKLKYNLLEAKQKNFTRLLTFGGAYSNHIYATAAAGNLFGFRTIGVIRGEERLPLNPTLSFAVQQGMQLVYLNREMYRQRNTAALQEYLQQRFGEVFIIPEGGSNLNGVRGCTEIIGDAMPTAGYAYAFDHICVACGTATTLAGIALSLDQGQRAIAFPVLKNGAFLAQEIESLLTNYLASGLPAAYSPASWELVCDYHFGGYAKVNDELLLFSQQFREEHGVPLDYVYTAKMFYGVMDLLQQGFFDKGDRLLLVHTGGLQGNVGMEERLQS, from the coding sequence ATGTCGTTAACTTTTATTTCTCCTCCTCTACAACAAATCAACAGCGAAATTGTCCGCCACGCTGGTGTTGATCTGTATGTACTGCGCCTGGATCTCATGCACCCGTGGGTTAACGGCAACAAGTGGTTCAAGCTGAAATACAACCTTTTGGAGGCCAAGCAGAAAAATTTCACGAGGTTACTCACCTTTGGCGGCGCTTATTCCAATCACATCTATGCAACTGCGGCTGCTGGTAATCTTTTCGGTTTTCGCACTATTGGTGTAATTCGTGGAGAGGAGAGGCTACCATTGAACCCGACGCTGAGTTTTGCTGTACAGCAGGGTATGCAGCTTGTGTATCTGAACCGCGAGATGTATCGACAGCGCAACACAGCAGCGTTACAGGAATATCTGCAACAACGTTTCGGTGAGGTGTTTATCATTCCCGAAGGTGGGAGTAATTTAAATGGTGTACGCGGCTGCACGGAGATAATTGGTGATGCGATGCCTACGGCTGGCTACGCCTACGCATTTGATCATATATGCGTAGCCTGCGGTACAGCTACCACACTGGCTGGTATTGCGCTTTCGTTGGATCAAGGACAAAGAGCGATCGCTTTTCCAGTATTGAAAAATGGAGCTTTTCTTGCACAAGAAATCGAAAGTCTGCTGACAAATTACCTCGCCTCTGGTTTACCCGCAGCATATAGTCCGGCATCTTGGGAATTGGTGTGTGATTACCACTTTGGCGGCTATGCAAAGGTAAACGATGAGCTGCTACTGTTCAGCCAACAGTTCAGGGAGGAACATGGCGTACCCCTTGATTACGTATATACCGCTAAAATGTTTTACGGAGTGATGGATTTACTACAGCAGGGATTTTTTGATAAAGGCGATCGCTTGCTGCTGGTACACACAGGTGGCTTACAGGGCAACGTTGGGATGGAGGAAAGGTTACAGAGCTAG
- a CDS encoding diflavin flavoprotein: protein MVALIQPTQVTPSPGRLTIQTVETAPQTTAIRCLDWDRERFDIEFGLRNGTTYNSFLIQGEKVALIDTSHRKFEQLYLEILLGLIDPTKIDYLIISHTEPDHSGLVKNILQLAPSITVVGAKVAIQFLENMVHQPFKSMQVKSGQLLDLGKGHQLEFISAPNLHWPDTIFTYDHKTCTLYTCDVFGMHYCDDHTYDENLTSIEEDFKYYYDCLMGPNARSVLAALKRIEKLEIGTVATGHGPLLQHYISEWLGRYQNWSLEQAKTETLVALFYVEDYGYSEHLVRTIAHGCVKTGVAVELVALNSSEPQEVRELVAQSSGLVIAMPPQSSMMAQASLSIILAAVHKKQTIGLLESGGGEDEPLYPLRNKFQELGLTEAFPPILVKEIPTQTMEQLCDEAGTDMGQWLNRDRTIKQIKSINTELEKALGRISTGLYIITAKKGEIQSAMLASWVTQASLEPLGVAIAVSKDRAIESLMHVSDRFVLNVLEEGKYQGLMKHFLKRFAPGADRFAGVKTYPANNESPVLAEALAYMECEITSRMDCGDHWVIYSTVQTGRVGKLNALTAAHHRKIGNHY, encoded by the coding sequence ATGGTTGCACTCATCCAGCCCACTCAAGTTACTCCCAGCCCAGGACGTTTGACGATTCAAACTGTTGAAACTGCTCCTCAAACGACTGCTATCCGTTGTCTCGACTGGGATAGAGAACGTTTTGATATCGAGTTTGGTTTACGGAATGGGACGACCTATAATTCTTTCTTAATTCAAGGAGAAAAAGTTGCTTTAATTGACACATCTCACCGCAAATTTGAGCAATTATATCTTGAGATCCTGCTGGGACTAATTGATCCGACTAAAATAGATTACTTGATTATTAGCCACACAGAACCCGATCACAGTGGCTTAGTGAAAAATATTTTGCAATTAGCTCCCTCCATTACTGTTGTCGGTGCTAAGGTAGCTATTCAATTTTTAGAAAATATGGTTCACCAGCCCTTTAAATCAATGCAGGTGAAAAGTGGACAGCTATTAGATTTAGGCAAGGGACACCAATTAGAATTTATCTCTGCACCTAACTTACACTGGCCTGACACAATCTTCACTTATGACCATAAAACTTGCACTCTTTACACCTGTGATGTGTTTGGGATGCACTACTGTGATGACCACACCTATGATGAAAATCTTACCTCAATAGAGGAGGATTTTAAATATTACTATGATTGTCTCATGGGTCCCAATGCCCGATCTGTTTTGGCAGCTTTAAAGCGGATTGAAAAGTTAGAAATAGGAACAGTTGCCACAGGACATGGGCCTTTATTACAACACTATATCTCGGAATGGCTCGGACGGTATCAAAACTGGAGTTTAGAACAAGCAAAAACAGAGACATTAGTGGCTCTATTTTATGTTGAAGATTACGGGTATAGCGAGCATTTAGTCCGTACTATAGCACATGGATGTGTAAAAACAGGCGTGGCAGTAGAATTAGTAGCTCTCAATAGTTCTGAGCCTCAAGAAGTTCGAGAATTAGTTGCCCAATCTTCTGGTTTAGTAATTGCAATGCCCCCCCAATCTTCGATGATGGCTCAAGCTTCTTTAAGTATTATTTTAGCTGCTGTTCACAAGAAACAGACAATTGGTTTATTAGAGTCGGGAGGAGGAGAAGATGAACCCCTTTACCCTTTACGTAATAAGTTTCAAGAACTAGGATTAACTGAAGCTTTTCCACCTATCTTAGTTAAGGAAATTCCTACCCAAACAATGGAACAGCTTTGTGATGAAGCGGGGACAGATATGGGTCAATGGCTAAATCGCGATCGCACCATTAAACAGATCAAATCCATCAATACCGAGCTAGAAAAAGCTTTAGGGCGGATTAGCACAGGATTATACATTATCACCGCCAAAAAAGGAGAAATTCAGAGTGCTATGTTGGCCTCTTGGGTGACACAAGCGAGTCTTGAGCCTTTAGGAGTAGCGATCGCAGTATCCAAAGATCGGGCAATTGAATCTTTGATGCATGTTAGCGATCGCTTTGTTTTAAACGTTTTAGAAGAAGGTAAATATCAAGGATTAATGAAACATTTTCTGAAGCGTTTTGCTCCTGGTGCAGACCGCTTTGCCGGAGTGAAAACATATCCAGCAAACAATGAATCGCCTGTTTTAGCTGAAGCCCTAGCTTATATGGAATGTGAAATCACTAGCCGCATGGACTGTGGAGATCATTGGGTAATTTATAGCACAGTCCAAACTGGAAGAGTTGGCAAGCTAAATGCACTTACCGCCGCTCATCACCGCAAAATTGGCAATCATTACTAA
- a CDS encoding phosphate-starvation-inducible PsiE family protein — protein MYKSAENTPITMYEINRGRVVRTLEFIQDIIVISLCIGLFSFMVLQVRDMFLSLLPPLDFHAVTADILFLLILVELFRLLIIYLQEHRVSIGVAVEVSIVSALREVIVKGVLETSWSQVLATCAFLLVLGILLFLRVWLPPTFEGIDPEQEASKRYRNLAKSELTQTNGH, from the coding sequence ATGTATAAATCTGCTGAAAATACCCCAATTACCATGTACGAAATCAATCGCGGGCGCGTCGTGCGAACCTTGGAATTTATCCAAGATATCATTGTAATTTCTTTGTGTATCGGTTTATTTAGCTTCATGGTGCTTCAGGTGAGAGATATGTTTCTCTCCTTACTTCCGCCTCTAGATTTTCATGCTGTTACTGCCGATATTCTCTTTTTACTTATCTTAGTTGAGTTATTCCGACTGCTGATTATTTACCTACAGGAACATCGAGTATCTATTGGGGTAGCTGTTGAAGTTTCCATTGTTTCTGCTTTGCGAGAAGTCATTGTTAAAGGTGTTCTAGAAACAAGTTGGAGTCAAGTTTTAGCAACTTGTGCCTTTTTATTAGTGCTGGGAATACTACTGTTTCTCAGAGTTTGGCTACCCCCGACCTTTGAAGGTATCGACCCGGAACAAGAAGCATCTAAACGCTATAGAAATCTAGCCAAGTCTGAATTAACACAAACCAATGGTCATTAA
- a CDS encoding diflavin flavoprotein produces MSAATLTPNHSRDVQVAEIGKNTLILRSRTWDRLKFEVEYSRQRGTTANSYLIQADKKALIDPPGESFTEIYLEQLAQHLDFISLDYIILSHVNPNRRATLQVLLSLVPQATLICSRPAANALKTAFPEFESPIQAMRSQDTLDLGQGHLLSFITVPTPRWADGLCTYDPATKILYTDKLFGAHICEDTLFDEDWKGLDAERRYYFECLHAPQAKQVEVALDKISLLGARCYAPAHGPVVRYSLSRFTYDYRQWCQGQKSQELSVALLYASAYGNTATLANAIAQGLIQNGVNVESINCELADSAEINRIVETCDGLIIGSPTLGGHAPTQIQTALGIVLSATAKTKLAGVFGSYGWSGEAIDLIESKLRDANYQLGFETIRVRFSPTAEILQQCQEAGASFAQNLKKTKKLRTSRQIVTETHVDRTEQAVGRIVGSLCVVTTRDEETHKGVLTSWISQATFNPPGIMIAIANEQNADLMHHPGDKFVLNILKEGRNVRRYFSRHSTLGDNPFANLATQTAVNGCLILNEALAYLECTVQNQLECGDRWLIYAVINHGEVLENDGVTALEHRKSGSYF; encoded by the coding sequence ATGTCTGCTGCCACATTAACGCCCAACCATAGCAGAGATGTACAAGTTGCTGAAATTGGTAAAAATACTCTGATTCTGCGATCGCGGACTTGGGACAGACTAAAATTTGAGGTGGAATATTCCCGCCAACGGGGAACTACAGCGAATTCTTATCTGATTCAAGCTGATAAAAAAGCTTTAATTGACCCTCCCGGCGAATCTTTTACCGAAATTTACCTTGAGCAACTAGCACAACATCTAGATTTTATCTCCCTCGATTACATTATTCTCAGTCATGTCAACCCGAACCGCAGAGCAACCTTGCAAGTATTGCTCTCTCTGGTTCCTCAAGCCACTCTCATTTGTTCTCGTCCCGCAGCCAATGCTCTAAAAACTGCCTTTCCCGAATTTGAATCACCTATTCAAGCGATGCGATCGCAAGATACTCTAGATTTAGGACAAGGACATCTTCTATCATTTATCACCGTACCGACTCCCCGGTGGGCGGATGGACTTTGTACCTACGATCCCGCCACAAAAATTCTCTACACAGACAAACTTTTTGGCGCTCATATTTGCGAAGATACTTTGTTTGATGAAGATTGGAAGGGATTAGATGCAGAACGTCGTTACTATTTTGAATGTCTTCATGCACCCCAAGCCAAACAAGTTGAAGTAGCTTTAGACAAAATATCGCTTTTGGGAGCCAGATGTTATGCCCCAGCACACGGCCCGGTTGTCCGTTACAGCCTTAGTCGTTTTACCTATGATTATCGTCAATGGTGCCAAGGACAAAAATCTCAGGAGTTGAGCGTCGCTTTGCTCTATGCTTCTGCTTATGGTAATACAGCAACTCTGGCGAATGCGATCGCTCAAGGTTTGATTCAAAATGGAGTTAATGTAGAATCAATCAACTGTGAACTAGCCGATTCTGCGGAGATTAACCGCATTGTAGAAACTTGCGATGGCTTGATTATCGGTTCACCCACTTTAGGCGGCCATGCACCTACTCAAATTCAAACAGCTTTAGGAATAGTCCTCTCGGCGACGGCTAAAACTAAGTTAGCAGGGGTGTTTGGTTCCTACGGTTGGAGTGGCGAGGCAATAGATTTAATCGAAAGCAAGCTCAGAGATGCAAATTATCAACTAGGGTTTGAAACAATTCGGGTGCGTTTCAGCCCGACTGCTGAAATTCTTCAGCAGTGTCAAGAAGCGGGTGCTTCCTTTGCCCAAAACTTGAAGAAAACTAAAAAACTGCGGACTTCCCGTCAGATTGTCACAGAAACCCATGTAGATCGTACTGAACAAGCGGTGGGGCGGATCGTTGGTTCTCTGTGTGTTGTGACAACTCGTGATGAAGAAACCCACAAAGGGGTTTTAACTTCTTGGATATCTCAGGCAACTTTTAACCCGCCAGGAATTATGATTGCGATCGCTAACGAGCAAAATGCAGATTTAATGCATCATCCTGGTGATAAATTTGTGCTGAATATCCTCAAAGAAGGAAGAAATGTGCGACGCTATTTTTCTCGTCATAGCACTTTAGGAGATAATCCCTTTGCAAATCTTGCCACACAAACTGCTGTTAATGGTTGTTTGATTTTGAATGAGGCATTAGCCTATTTAGAATGTACGGTGCAAAATCAGCTTGAATGTGGCGATAGATGGTTAATTTATGCCGTCATCAATCACGGTGAAGTTTTGGAAAATGATGGTGTCACTGCTTTAGAGCATCGGAAATCTGGCAGCTATTTTTAA
- a CDS encoding ABC transporter ATP-binding protein: MIEVEHLSKIYGSTPAISDVTFSVEPGEILGLLGPNGAGKTTTMRILAGYLPATNGNARIAGYDVHENSLAVRQRIGYLPETPPLYPEMTVEGFLHFVARIKGVPAGDRTNKVIAAIKRCNLEDKRRVIIRKLSKGYRQRVGIAQAIVHDPPAIILDEPTVGLDPRQIIEVRNLIKSLAGTHTIILSTHILPEVSMTCSRVAIINRGKVVATNTPENLMTQLTGGSGYELEIEGEAALAKQVLQNVAGVSLIESIPTGMHGHQPQTNRAYLRVISQPGKEPGKDIVTTLVRAGFGLHELRRVNATLEDVFLQLTTEEKNFDTEVDLAADNEGEAA; encoded by the coding sequence ATGATTGAAGTTGAGCATCTAAGTAAAATATACGGTTCCACCCCAGCGATTAGTGATGTCACTTTTAGCGTCGAGCCAGGGGAGATTTTAGGGCTTCTGGGGCCCAATGGTGCTGGTAAAACTACAACCATGCGAATTCTGGCTGGTTATTTACCGGCAACGAATGGTAATGCCCGGATTGCTGGTTATGATGTCCATGAAAATTCCCTGGCTGTGCGCCAACGAATAGGTTATTTACCGGAAACACCACCGTTATATCCAGAAATGACGGTGGAGGGATTTTTGCATTTTGTCGCACGAATTAAGGGAGTTCCAGCAGGCGATCGCACCAACAAGGTAATAGCCGCTATAAAACGCTGCAACTTAGAAGATAAGCGGCGGGTAATTATTCGCAAACTTTCTAAAGGATATCGCCAAAGGGTAGGAATTGCTCAAGCGATCGTCCACGATCCCCCAGCGATCATTCTCGATGAACCCACCGTCGGACTCGATCCTCGACAAATAATTGAGGTGCGGAATTTAATTAAAAGCCTCGCTGGAACTCACACAATTATTCTTTCCACGCACATTCTGCCAGAAGTAAGCATGACTTGTAGCCGCGTCGCCATCATCAATCGCGGCAAAGTTGTGGCAACTAATACACCAGAAAACCTGATGACCCAATTGACAGGTGGTTCAGGATATGAATTAGAAATAGAAGGAGAAGCTGCCCTAGCGAAACAGGTATTGCAAAATGTCGCGGGTGTGAGTCTAATAGAATCAATTCCAACGGGAATGCACGGTCATCAACCCCAGACAAACCGCGCTTACCTGCGGGTGATATCGCAACCGGGAAAAGAACCAGGAAAGGATATTGTCACAACATTAGTGCGTGCAGGATTCGGTTTACATGAACTACGGCGAGTTAACGCCACTTTAGAAGATGTGTTCTTGCAACTGACCACAGAAGAAAAGAATTTCGATACTGAGGTAGACTTAGCAGCAGACAACGAAGGAGAGGCAGCGTAA